Proteins from a genomic interval of Rosa chinensis cultivar Old Blush chromosome 2, RchiOBHm-V2, whole genome shotgun sequence:
- the LOC112187248 gene encoding protein PAF1 homolog translates to MASYRPFPPQPAFPPPPPNQNPIAPPPRGNQYNQNWGYNAGGGGGDGAVPAAPSSYPQNYIHHPHSNYGPPRAQHPHPPPQYSYPPPPPPPPDSSYPPPPPPQAPPGKNMPLQPPQAPMYYQSNSQYAQYSHQAMQPPPPLPPPLSPSSSIPPPPPPPNSPPPPPPPQSRERESGFDKGPDYKGASKDVGASAAKREHGHSNHHGIPHKHKPPVPLVPVKKSNGPPGRVETEEERRLRKKREFEKQRQEEKHRQQLKESQNSVLQKTHMLSSGKGHGSIAGSRMGERRATPFLSGERAENRLKKPTTFVCKLKFRNELPDPSAQPKLMSMKKDKDQYTKYTITSLEKNYKPKLFVEPDLGIPLDLLDLSVYNPPPGPRPPLAPEDEELLRDDVAVTPVKKDGIRRKERPTDKGVAWLVKTQYISPISMDSAKQSLTEKQAKELREMKGGRNLLDNLNDRERQIKEIEASFEACKSRPVHATNKNLYPVEILPLLPDFERYDDQFVLAAFDGAPTADSEIYSKLDQSDHDVCESRAIMKSYKVTGADPANPDKFLAYMVPSPNELSKDPYDESEDVSYSWVREYQYDVRGDDVDDLTTYLVSFDEDEARYAPLPAKLVLRKKRAKEGRSTDEVEHFPAPSRVTVRRRSTVSAIELKDAGDYSRGALSNSKRRGFDNEDALERPQKRVRHQDVDEYSGGDDDLSD, encoded by the exons ATGGCTTCTTACCGGCCATTCCCGCCTCAACCGGCGTTTCCGCCACCGCCGCCGAATCAAAACCCCATAGCGCCGCCGCCACGTGGCAATCAGTATAACCAGAATTGGGGTTATAATGccggtggcggcggcggcgatgGGGCCGTGCCGGCTGCTCCTTCTTCATACCCCCAAAACTACATTCACCACCCTCATAGTAATTATGGTCCTCCTAGAGCTCAGCATCCTCACCCACCACCGCAATACTCGTACCCGCCGCCACCGCCTCCTCCGCCGGACTCTTCATACCCACCTCCACCGCCTCCTCAAGCTCCTCCGGGGAAAAATATGCCCCTACAGCCTCCACAAGCCCCAATGTACTACCAGTCTAACTCTCAATATGCTCAGTATAGTCACCAGGCAATGCAGCCACCGCCGCCCCTACCGCCACCTTTGTCTCCTAGTTCGTCTATTCCACCGCCGCCCCCGCCTCCAAATTCTCCACCACCTCCCCCGCCGCCGCAGAGTAGGGAGAGGGAGAGTGGTTTCGATAAGGGGCCAGACTACAAAGGGGCTTCCAAGGATGTGGGAGCTTCTGCTGCCAAGCGGGAACATGGGCATTCGAACCATCATGGGATTCCCCATAAACACAAGCCCCCTGTTCCGTTGGTGCCGGTGAAGAAGTCTAATGGGCCGCCGGGGAGAGTGGAGACGGAGGAAGAGAGGAGGTTGAGGAAGAAGAGGGAGTTTGAGAAGCAAAGACAAGAGGAGAAGCATAGGCAGCAGCTGAAGGAGTCCCAAAATTCGGTTTTGCAGAAGACACATATGTTGTCGTCTGGGAAGGGACATGGATCGATTGCAGGGTCACGAATGGGGGAAAGGAGGGCCACTCCATTCTTGAGTGGTGAGAGGGCTGAAAATAGGCTAAAGAAGCCAACAACATTTGTGTGTAAGTTGAA ATTCCGGAACGAACTTCCAGATCCAAGTGCACAACCCAAGCTCATGTCCATGAAGAAAGACAAAGATCA ATATACAAAATACACGATTACATCGTTAGAGAAAAATTACAAGCCCAAGCTTTTTGTTGAGCCAGATCTTGGGATACCTCTTGACCTGCTTGACCTCAGTGTGTACAA TCCTCCTCCCGGTCCTAGACCACCACTTGCACCAGAAGACGAGGAATTATTGCGTGATGATGTAGCAGTGACCCCTGTTAAaaaagatggcatcagaagaaaAGAGCGACCTACGGATAAAGGAGTTGCATGGCTGGTTAAAACACAATATATTTCTCCTATTAGCATGGATTCAGCAAAACAG TCTCTAACAGAAAAACAAGCAAAAGAACTGCGGGAAATGAAGGGAGGACGCAATCTTTTGGACAACCTTAATGATAG GGAGAGGCAGATAAAGGAAATTGAGGCATCCTTTGAGGCCTGCAAGTCGCGCCCTGTTCATGCAACCAATAAAAATCTATACCCTGTTGAGATTCTACCTCTTTTGCCTGATTTTGAGCG GTATGATGACCAATTCGTCCTTGCTGCATTTGATGGTGCTCCCACTGCTGATTCAGAAATCTACAGCAAGTTGGATCAGTCTGATCATGATGTCTGTGAATCAAGG GCAATTATGAAAAGTTATAAGGTAACAGGTGCAGACCCAGCTAATCCAGACAAATTTTTGGCGTACATGGTCCCTTCTCCAAACGAG CTATCAAAGGATCCATATGATGAATCTGAAGATGTTTCATATTCTTGGGTTCGCGAGTATCAGTATGAT GTAAGAGGTGACGATGTTGATGATCTCACCACATACCTTGTATcatttgatgaagatgaagcaCGTTATGCG CCTCTTCCAGCAAAGCttgttttgaggaaaaaaaggGCCAAAGAGGGAAGATCCACTGATGAGGTCGAACATTTTCCTGCACCTTCAAGAGTGACTGTCAGGCGGAGGTCAACTGTTTCTGCAATTGAACTAAAGGATGCAGGG GATTATTCAAGGGGAGCTCTATCAAATTCGAAAAGAAGAGGGTTTGATAATGAAGATGCCCTTGAAAGACCACAGAAGAGGGTGCGACACCAAGATGTTGATGAATATAGTGGTGGTGACGATGATTTATCTGATTGA
- the LOC112189311 gene encoding MMS19 nucleotide excision repair protein homolog, translating to MASTSELTQHLECYVDTARPPADQAASLNFITSLVNKDLLTIEVLVKEMRMYLTITDNVIRARGILLLAEVLTGLSSKPLDNATIHSLIGFFTDRLSDWRALRGALVGCLALLRRQANAGTVSASDAKVVALSYRENLPVQSLAQQDRKLCFELLECLLQRYPNEVASLGEDLFYAISEAVDGEKDPHCLILAFHIVEVLVQIFPDPSGPLASFCGDLFEFLGCYFPIHFTHLKDEDADVRRDDLSKALMSAFSSTALFEPFVIPLLLEKLSSSLPLAKVDSLKYINYCASRYGAERMAKHAETIWISIKRAISNSLEVPAKSFTSEPLLGLGFQENEIATEALILLQKVTMQNEALFLNLVVRDEDINNVFNSIASHESYTNIPLQGRQSLHAVGRILCIITKTSMASCNRVFESFFPCLMNTLEISMGNSSKDFTLNENSFSSKRFNFGALYLCVEFIAACRDLIMRTNEHAEKFGTADETCCYMLQSSAPTLITTLAKSSNDVVDDADIYFKVKGLQMLVTFPGYFLQTPTAMFENVLKTLMSIILVDFDKSLLWKLALKALVHIGSFVDMDHESEKAQIYISFVVEKTISLVSQDDFNVPFPLKLEAVSEIGASRPNHMLKIVQGLEDAIVANLSKIYVHGDLKSAEKTIQLFECYSNKIISWIDETGGLEEVLYRFVISIWNCVDRCKDSSNQVQDKGLLDATMMAMKLAVGSCSEESQNIIIQKAYGALSSGISIPFKDSMDDSSSVKLENLHLSEQLDKFSLRDEWILSLFASVIIAMRPRTHIANAKGILHLFMTALVKGCTPAAQALGSVINKFGTPSNEVATSTGCTLEEAMEIIFRSKLWNITEDGVLRGSGTSHSSKVGLTELCLGFSSNKLLQVHAITGLAWIGKGLLLIGHEQVKDVTKIILECLLADDRIGDSELRQGLLETSRELPSVMRSAADAFHILMSDSDVCLNRKFHAKIRPLYKQRFFSTVMPILHSLIVKSDSSLSRSMLFRASAHLISNAPLIVILSDAKKLMKVLLDGLSILSEDILDKDKLYSLLLVLSGILTDKCGEEAVLENAHILIDCLTRLIAYPHMMLVRETAIQCLLAMSELPRPRIFPLKTQVLQAIFKALDDPKRAVRQEAVRCLHAWTSIA from the exons GTATACTTCTTTTGGCAGAAGTTCTTACAGGTCTTTCATCAAAGCCACTAGATAATGCAACTATTCATAGCTTGATAGGATTCTTCACAGACAGGCTG TCAGATTGGAGAGCTTTACGTGGTGCACTTGTTGGTTGCTTAGCACTGCTGAGGAGACAAGCTAATGCTGGAACTGTCTCTGCCAGTGATGCAAAAGTTGTTGCTCTGTCTTACAGAGAGAACCTACCGGTGCAATCTTTAGCTCAACAGGACAGAAAG CTTTGTTTTGAGCTTTTGGAATGCCTTTTACAACGCTATCCCAACGAGGTTGCTTCACTG GGTGAAGACCTTTTCTATGCGATCTCTGAAGCCGTTGATGGAGAAAAGGATCCTCATTGCTTAATATTAGCATTTCATATTGTTGAGGTTCTGGTCCAAATATTTCCAGACCCATCGGGGCCACTTGCAAGTTTCTGTGGAGATCTATTTGAATTCTTGGGTTGCTACTTTCCCATTCATTTTACTCAT CTGAAAGATGAGGACGCTGATGTGAGAAGGGATGACCTCTCGAAGGCACTAATG TCAGCATTCTCGTCCACAGCTTTATTTGAGCCATTTGTTATTCCGTTGCTTCTTGAgaaactttcttcttctctgcCATTAGCAAAG GTTGATTCTTTGAAGTATATTAACTACTGTGCATCTAGATATGGAGCTGAAAGAATGGCAAAACATGCTGAAACTATCTGGATTTCTATAAAACGTGCAATAAGTAATTCATTGGAAGTGCCTGCTAAATCCTTTACTTCAGAACCACTACTTGGTCTTGGCTTTCAAGAGAATGAAATTGCAACAGAAGCACTTATTCTTCTACAAAAGGTCACCATGCAAAATGAAGCTTTGTTTCTAAATTTGGTTGTTCGGGATGAAGATATAAACAATGTTTTCAATTCCATAGCTAGTCATGAAAGTTACACTAATATTCCCTTGCAAGGCAGGCAGAGTTTACATGCAGTTGGTCGCATCCTTTGTATCATAACCAAGACTTCCATGGCTTCCTGTAATAGGGTATTCGAAAGTTTCTTCCCTTGCCTAATGAACACTCTGGAGATTTCAATGGGGAATTCATCTAAGGATTTTACTCTTAATGAGAATTCTTTTTCCTCTAAAAGATTTAATTTTGGAGCTCTTTATCTCTGCGTGGAATTCATTGCTGCATGCAGAGATTTAATCATGAGAACCAATGAACATGCTGAGAAGTTTGGTACTGCAGATGAGACATGTTGCTACATGCTTCAAAGCTCTGCGCCTACACTAATCACTACCTTAGCAAAAAGTTCTAATGATGTTGTTGATGATGCAGATATTTATTTCAAAG TGAAGGGTTTACAAATGTTGGTTACATTCCCTGGATATTTCTTACAAACACCAACAGCTATGTTTGAGAATGTTCTGAAGACTCTCATGTCAATCATCTTGGTGGATTTTGACAAGTCGTTGTTATGGAAGCTAGCATTGAAGGCTTTAGTGCACATTGGCTCATTTGTGGATATGGATCATGAGTCAGAGAAGGCACAAATCTATATAAGTTTTGTTGTTGAAAAGACTATTTCATTGGTGTCTCAAGATGATTTTAATGTGCCTTTCCCTCTAAAACTGGAAGCAGTATCTGAGATTGGTGCAAGTAGGCCAAATCATATGCTAAAAATTGTCCAAGGGCTGGAAGATGCAATAGTTGCCAATTTATCCAAAATTTAT GTCCATGGAGATTTGAAGTCAGCTGAAAAAACAATTCAACTTTTTGAATGCTACTCCAATAAGATTATTTCatg GATTGATGAAACTGGAGGCCTTGAGGAAGTTCTGTATCGATTCGTCATTAGTATTTGGAATTGCGTTGATAGGTGCAAAGATTCTAGCAATCAAGTCCAAGACAAA GGACTTCTTGATGCAACAATGATGGCAATGAAGCTTGCTGTTGGGAGTTGTTCAGAGGAAAGTCAAAACATTATAATCCAAAAGGCCTATGGAGCTCTTTCATCGGGCATATCTATTCCTTTTAAGGACTCCATGGATGACAGTTCTTCAGTTAAGCTTGAAAACTTGCACCTCTCCGAACAGCTAGACAAGTTTTCACTTAGAGATGAATGGATTCTTTCACTATTTGCATCAGTAATCATAGCGATGCGTCCAAGAACTCATATTGCAAATGCAAAAGGAATATTGCATTTATTTATGACTGCCCTTGTCAAAGGTTGTACTCCAGCAGCTCAGGCATTGGGTTCTGTGATTAACAAATTTGGTACACCATCCAATGAAGTAGCAACTTCAACAGGCTGTACGTTGGAAGAAGCAATGGAAATTATTTTTAGGTCAAAACTATGGAATATCACTGAGGATGGAGTTTTAAGGGGATCTGGAACAAGCCACAGCAGTAAAGTGGGGCTCACTGAATTATGCCTTGGGTTTTCGAGCAATAAATTGCTTCAAGTCCATGCCATCACTGGACTAGCATGGATAGGGAAAGGTTTGCTTCTAATTGGTCATGAACAAGTAAAAGATGTTACTAAAATCATCTTGGAGTGCCTATTGGCAGATGACAGAATAGGTGACTCTGAGTTGAGGCAAGGTCTGCTAGAAACCAGTCGCGAGCTGCCTTCTGTGATGAGAAGTGCAGCAGATGCATTTCATATTCTTATGAGTGATTCTGATGTTTGTTTGAACCGTAAGTTTCATGCAAAAATACGACCACTCTACAAGCAGCGGTTTTTCTCTACAGTGATGCCAATTTTGCATTCCTTGATAGTGAAATCTGATTCATCATTATCTAG ATCTATGCTGTTTCGGGCATCAGCGCACCTCATCTCCAATGCTCCATTAATTGTTATCTTGAGTGATGCCAAGAAG CTCATGAAAGTACTGTTGGATGGATTGTCCATACTAAGTGAAGATATTCTGGATAAAGATAAGCTTTACAGTCTTTTGCTAGTTCTATCTGGGATATTGACAGATAAATGCG GAGAAGAAGCTGTCCTAGAGAATGCACATATATTAATTGATTGTCTCACCAGACTAATTGCCTACCCTCATATGATG CTTGTTCGAGAGACAGCAATTCAATGCCTTCTTGCCATGTCTGAGCTGCCCCGTCCTAGAATCTTTCCCCTGAAAACACAG GTTCTGCAAGCAATATTCAAGGCTCTTGATGATCCAAAAAGAGCTGTTCGTCAGGAAGCTGTTAGATGTCTACATGCATG GACATCGATTGCATAA